GACTAAGAATGTATATCCTACAAAATCAGGGGGTATAACTGAGTTTCTTGCCCAGGTTTTAATAGGCTTTTTATTAGCCCCCATCTTTTTAATCTTTTCCAGCAATTTTTTATAAATGTATGGACCTTTTTTTACCGACCTACTCATATTATTTTTCTCCTTTTTATGATAAATTTATTAGATTCCTTGTTTTTTCTTCTTGTCTTTTTTCCTTTTGTCATCTTTCCCCAAGGGCTTACAGGATGCCTTCCACCCGATGTCTTTCCCTCTCCTCCACCCAATGGATGGTCGTGTGGATTCATCGCCACACCCCTTGTCTGGGGCCTAATTCC
This genomic interval from bacterium contains the following:
- the rpsS gene encoding 30S ribosomal protein S19; the protein is MSRSVKKGPYIYKKLLEKIKKMGANKKPIKTWARNSVIPPDFVGYTFLVHNGKKFLPIYITENMVGHKLGEFSPTRTFRGHGEHTKRSTAKT